A genomic stretch from Burkholderia pyrrocinia includes:
- a CDS encoding AAA family ATPase — MREFAQGAGAEREDATDDATGRFFVVTGGPGSGKSTLLDALERAGFARSQEAGRGVIRDQVAVDGHALPWRDPAAFAELMLSWEMRSYHLARHARGPVFFDRGVPDVVGYLRLTGLAVPAHAEAAARRFRYHRRVFIAPPWPDIYAQDTERRQDFAEAVRTYDAMVDCYTSYGYRLIELPRVSVKARVRFVMDALDAA, encoded by the coding sequence ATGCGTGAGTTCGCGCAGGGAGCCGGGGCCGAGCGCGAAGACGCTACCGACGACGCCACCGGCCGTTTCTTCGTTGTGACGGGCGGCCCGGGCTCGGGCAAGAGCACGTTGCTCGACGCGCTCGAGCGCGCCGGTTTCGCGCGCTCGCAGGAGGCCGGGCGAGGCGTGATCCGCGACCAGGTGGCCGTCGACGGCCACGCGCTGCCGTGGCGCGACCCGGCCGCGTTCGCCGAGCTGATGCTGAGCTGGGAGATGCGCTCGTACCATCTCGCGCGGCATGCGCGCGGGCCCGTGTTCTTCGACCGCGGCGTGCCGGACGTGGTCGGCTATTTGCGGCTGACGGGGCTGGCCGTGCCCGCGCACGCGGAAGCCGCGGCGCGCCGTTTCCGTTATCACCGGCGCGTGTTCATCGCGCCGCCCTGGCCGGACATCTATGCGCAGGACACCGAGCGCCGGCAGGATTTCGCGGAAGCCGTGCGCACCTACGACGCGATGGTCGATTGCTATACGTCGTACGGGTACCGGCTGATCGAGTTGCCGCGCGTGAGCGTGAAGGCGCGCGTGCGCTTCGTG
- the otsA gene encoding alpha,alpha-trehalose-phosphate synthase (UDP-forming): MSRLIVVSNRVAAGEDTRPSAGGLAVGVMDALKETGGVWFGWNGEIVGAPDAEPAIQRDGNVTYATVGLTRRDYDQYYRGFSNATLWPVFHYRGDLARFDRQEYAGYLRVNAMLAKQLAALLRPDDLIWVHDYHLLPFAHFLRELGVKNPIGFFLHIPFPSPDMLRLVPPHEELVKFMCAYDVAGFQTDADKQAFTDYIERRGIGAASDDGMLHAHGRVVKVAAYPIGVHPDAIAQAAVQYGARKPVKMLREALDGRKLVMSVDRLDYSKGLVERFQSFERMLANAPGWQGRVSLVQIAPPTRSDVQTYQDIRETLEGEAGRINGRFSQLDWTPIQYLNRKYERNLLMAFFRMSQVGYVTPLRDGMNLVAKEYVASQDPADPGVLVLSEFAGAAAELTGALLVNPYDLSQMAEALERALSMPLAERQARHEENLARLRENDLSVWRDTFVADLRSVAAAVSVTQRAGRRVAHA, translated from the coding sequence ATGAGCAGATTGATCGTGGTATCGAACCGTGTCGCCGCCGGCGAGGACACGCGCCCGAGCGCGGGCGGCCTCGCCGTCGGCGTGATGGACGCGCTGAAGGAAACGGGCGGCGTCTGGTTCGGCTGGAACGGCGAGATCGTCGGTGCACCGGACGCCGAGCCCGCGATCCAGCGGGACGGCAACGTGACCTACGCGACGGTCGGGCTGACCCGGCGTGACTACGACCAGTACTACCGCGGCTTCTCGAACGCGACGCTGTGGCCGGTGTTCCATTACCGCGGCGATCTTGCGCGCTTCGACCGGCAGGAGTACGCAGGGTATCTGCGCGTGAACGCGATGCTCGCGAAGCAGCTCGCCGCGCTGCTGCGGCCCGACGACCTGATCTGGGTACACGACTACCATCTGCTGCCGTTCGCGCATTTCCTGCGCGAGCTCGGCGTGAAGAACCCGATCGGCTTCTTCCTGCACATCCCGTTTCCGTCGCCCGACATGCTGCGCCTCGTGCCGCCGCACGAGGAACTCGTGAAGTTCATGTGCGCGTACGACGTCGCGGGCTTCCAGACCGATGCCGACAAGCAGGCGTTCACCGATTACATCGAGCGGCGCGGCATAGGCGCGGCGAGCGACGACGGGATGCTGCACGCGCACGGCCGCGTCGTGAAGGTCGCCGCCTATCCGATCGGCGTGCATCCGGACGCGATTGCGCAGGCGGCCGTCCAGTACGGCGCGCGCAAGCCGGTGAAGATGCTGCGCGAGGCGCTCGACGGCCGCAAGCTCGTGATGAGCGTCGACCGCCTCGATTATTCGAAGGGGCTCGTCGAGCGCTTCCAGTCGTTCGAACGAATGCTCGCGAACGCTCCGGGCTGGCAGGGGCGCGTGTCGCTCGTGCAGATCGCTCCACCGACGCGTTCCGACGTGCAGACCTACCAGGACATCCGCGAAACGCTCGAAGGCGAAGCCGGACGCATCAACGGCCGTTTTTCGCAGCTCGACTGGACGCCGATCCAGTACCTGAACCGCAAGTACGAGCGCAACCTGCTGATGGCGTTCTTCCGGATGTCGCAAGTCGGCTACGTGACGCCGCTGCGCGACGGGATGAATCTCGTCGCGAAGGAGTACGTCGCGTCGCAGGATCCGGCCGATCCGGGCGTGCTCGTGCTGTCGGAGTTCGCGGGTGCGGCGGCCGAGCTGACCGGCGCGCTTCTCGTCAATCCGTACGACCTGTCGCAGATGGCCGAGGCGCTCGAGCGCGCGCTGTCGATGCCGCTCGCGGAGCGCCAGGCGCGTCACGAGGAGAACCTCGCGCGGCTGCGGGAGAACGACCTGTCGGTCTGGCGCGATACGTTCGTCGCCGACTTGCGCAGTGTCGCGGCGGCCGTATCGGTCACGCAGCGCGCGGGCCGGCGGGTCGCGCATGCGTGA
- a CDS encoding ABC transporter ATP-binding protein: MHNPNAVNAPVQTSQPPRLGEEILRVDHVCRGFNKTQGELLVLDDANLSLREGEIVGLLGRSGSGKSTLLRIIAGLIEPTGGEVTYLGQPLRGPAEGVAMVFQTFALFPWLTVLQNVEAGLEALGVGARERRERALAAIDLIGLDGFENAYPRELSGGMRQRVGFARALVVDPTILLMDEPFSALDVLTAETLRTDLLDLWTQGRMPIKSVLIVTHNIEEAVFMCDRILVLSSNPGRVIAEIKVPFKHPRNRLDPAFRKLVDDIYAKMTARQTGEATKKGLELGSWLPQVSTNLMAGLIETLAMAPYHGRADMPEIARTLHLEVDDLFPIAEVLQYLGFADVREGDVFLTPPGRVFAEFGTQERKLMFADHLLKHVPLAARIKKVLNERPGHRAPRVRFEQELEDSLSDGAAEETLDAVIDWGRYGEIFSYNDQTEIFSLEDVES, from the coding sequence ATGCACAATCCGAATGCTGTAAACGCCCCCGTCCAGACGTCCCAGCCGCCGCGCCTCGGCGAGGAAATCCTGCGCGTCGATCACGTCTGCCGCGGTTTCAACAAGACGCAGGGCGAGCTGCTCGTGCTCGACGACGCGAACCTGTCGCTGCGCGAAGGCGAGATCGTCGGGCTGCTCGGCCGTTCGGGCTCGGGCAAGTCGACGCTGCTGCGAATCATCGCCGGGCTGATCGAGCCGACCGGCGGTGAAGTGACCTACCTCGGCCAGCCGCTGCGCGGCCCGGCCGAAGGCGTCGCGATGGTGTTCCAGACCTTCGCGCTGTTCCCGTGGCTGACCGTGCTGCAGAACGTGGAGGCCGGCCTCGAGGCGCTCGGCGTCGGCGCGCGCGAGCGGCGCGAGCGCGCGCTGGCCGCGATCGACCTGATCGGTCTCGACGGTTTCGAGAACGCGTACCCGCGCGAGCTGTCGGGCGGCATGCGCCAGCGCGTCGGTTTTGCGCGCGCACTCGTCGTCGATCCGACGATCCTGCTGATGGACGAACCGTTCTCGGCGCTCGACGTGCTGACCGCCGAAACGCTGCGTACCGACCTGCTCGACCTGTGGACGCAGGGCCGGATGCCGATCAAGTCGGTGCTGATCGTCACGCACAACATCGAGGAAGCCGTGTTCATGTGCGACCGGATTCTCGTGCTGTCGTCGAATCCGGGCCGCGTGATCGCCGAGATCAAGGTGCCGTTCAAGCACCCGCGCAACCGGCTCGATCCGGCGTTCCGCAAGCTCGTCGACGATATCTACGCGAAGATGACGGCCCGCCAGACCGGCGAGGCGACGAAGAAGGGGCTCGAGCTCGGCAGCTGGCTGCCGCAGGTGTCGACCAACCTGATGGCCGGCCTGATCGAAACGCTCGCGATGGCGCCGTACCACGGCCGCGCGGACATGCCGGAAATCGCGCGCACGCTGCATCTGGAAGTCGACGATCTGTTTCCGATCGCCGAAGTGCTGCAGTACCTCGGTTTCGCGGACGTGCGGGAAGGCGACGTGTTCCTGACGCCGCCGGGGCGCGTGTTCGCGGAATTCGGCACGCAGGAGCGCAAGCTGATGTTCGCGGATCACCTGCTGAAGCACGTGCCGCTGGCCGCACGGATCAAGAAGGTGCTGAACGAGCGCCCGGGCCATCGTGCGCCGCGTGTGCGCTTCGAGCAGGAGCTCGAGGATTCCCTGTCGGACGGCGCGGCCGAGGAAACGCTCGACGCGGTGATCGACTGGGGCCGTTACGGCGAGATCTTCTCGTACAACGATCAGACCGAGATCTTCAGCCTCGAGGACGTCGAGTCCTGA
- a CDS encoding ABC transporter permease, with product MDVGFFNPNRTANASAWRVLPNRWDFIAFPLIICLIAMAVVGFHETMAPIGVLQTQKISLDPSNLPEYALRTTLRMLAAMVAALVFTLVYGTLAAKSRRAGMVLIPILDILQSVPVLGFISFTVTFFLALFPSRVLGAELAAIFAIFTSQAWNMTFSFYQSLRTVPRDLDEVSRGFHLTSWQRFWKLEVPFSMPGLIWNMMMSMSGGWFFVVASEAITVGNQTITLPGIGAYLAQAISDKNFGAIGWVILTMTVVILAYDQFLFRPLVAWADKFRMENTSSGNAPESWLLDLVRRTRLIHQLLVPAGWFFAKAARIPLRLPLSGAMRFTLPRVEKKASRTVDIAWATLVLIGTAYIVWRVVSFVSTGVTMAEVGHVLMLGLITLLRVVVLIAVASVIWVPIGVWVGLRPRLAEKLQPLAQFLAAFPANLLFPVFVIVIARFHLNPDIWLSPLIVLGTQWYILFNVIAGATSYPNDYREAATNFRIRGWQWWRQAILPGIFPYYVTGAITASGGAWNASIVSEAVQWGNTKIEAHGLGAYIAQTTAAGDFPKIILGIAVMSLFVTLFNRLLWRPLYAFAEAKLRLD from the coding sequence ATGGACGTCGGATTCTTCAATCCGAACCGGACCGCCAACGCGTCCGCGTGGCGCGTTCTGCCGAACCGGTGGGACTTCATCGCGTTTCCGCTGATCATCTGCCTGATCGCAATGGCGGTCGTCGGCTTCCACGAAACGATGGCGCCGATCGGCGTGCTGCAGACGCAGAAGATCTCGCTCGATCCGTCGAACCTGCCCGAATACGCGTTGCGCACCACGCTGCGGATGCTGGCCGCGATGGTCGCGGCGCTCGTGTTTACGCTCGTCTACGGTACGCTCGCGGCCAAGAGCCGCCGCGCGGGCATGGTGCTGATCCCGATCCTCGACATCCTGCAGTCGGTGCCGGTGCTCGGGTTCATCTCGTTTACGGTCACGTTCTTCCTCGCGCTGTTCCCGAGCCGGGTGCTCGGCGCGGAGCTTGCGGCGATCTTCGCGATCTTCACGAGCCAGGCGTGGAACATGACGTTCAGCTTCTACCAGTCGCTGCGCACGGTGCCGCGCGATCTCGACGAAGTGTCGCGGGGCTTCCACCTGACTTCCTGGCAGCGCTTCTGGAAGCTCGAGGTGCCGTTCTCGATGCCGGGCCTGATCTGGAACATGATGATGTCGATGTCGGGCGGCTGGTTCTTCGTCGTCGCGTCGGAGGCGATCACCGTCGGCAACCAGACGATCACGCTGCCGGGGATCGGTGCGTATCTCGCGCAGGCCATCTCGGACAAGAACTTCGGCGCGATCGGCTGGGTGATCCTCACGATGACGGTCGTGATCCTCGCCTATGACCAGTTCCTGTTCCGCCCGCTCGTCGCGTGGGCCGACAAGTTCCGGATGGAGAACACGAGCTCGGGCAATGCGCCGGAGTCCTGGCTGCTCGACCTCGTGCGCCGCACGCGCCTGATCCATCAACTGCTCGTGCCGGCCGGCTGGTTCTTCGCCAAGGCGGCGCGGATTCCGCTGCGCCTGCCGCTGTCGGGCGCGATGCGCTTCACGCTGCCGCGCGTCGAGAAGAAGGCGTCGCGCACGGTCGACATCGCATGGGCGACCCTCGTGCTGATCGGCACGGCCTATATCGTGTGGCGGGTCGTCAGTTTCGTTTCGACCGGCGTGACGATGGCCGAGGTCGGTCACGTGCTCATGCTCGGGCTCATCACGCTGCTGCGCGTGGTCGTGCTGATCGCGGTCGCGTCCGTGATCTGGGTGCCGATCGGCGTGTGGGTCGGGCTGCGCCCGAGGCTGGCCGAGAAGCTGCAGCCGCTCGCGCAGTTCCTTGCCGCGTTCCCGGCCAACCTGCTGTTCCCGGTGTTCGTGATCGTGATCGCGCGCTTCCACCTGAACCCCGACATCTGGCTGTCGCCGCTGATCGTGCTCGGCACGCAGTGGTATATCCTGTTCAACGTGATCGCCGGCGCAACGTCCTACCCGAACGACTATCGCGAAGCGGCGACGAACTTCCGCATCCGCGGCTGGCAGTGGTGGCGGCAGGCGATTCTGCCCGGCATCTTCCCGTACTACGTGACCGGCGCGATCACCGCATCGGGCGGCGCGTGGAACGCGAGCATCGTGTCGGAAGCCGTGCAGTGGGGCAACACCAAGATCGAGGCGCACGGCCTCGGCGCGTACATCGCGCAAACGACCGCCGCCGGCGACTTTCCGAAGATCATCCTGGGCATCGCCGTGATGTCCCTGTTCGTCACCCTGTTCAACCGTCTGCTGTGGCGTCCGCTGTATGCCTTCGCCGAAGCGAAGCTGCGGCTCGACTGA
- a CDS encoding ATP-binding protein has translation MRKPIDSLFGRLALLVVGVLLLSHFAWFFAMRLERNQMQTRYAVEEAAFLVDAVRQHVERTPDQPLPSRVRLVTPDSADVPNGDLSNLPAALKRFRDDVSERMPPGTRVEIGAPGHPPVLWVKEPTDRNWIVVPVQPLRPPRSLDRMLLWLGTIFSAGVIAALFAAWQLQQPLRSLARAVARFGRGQPVPPLRERGPRELRQLTHGFNQMVEQVSQADNDRAVMLAGVAHDLRTPLARMRLRAEMMDDARLRDGVVRDVDSMSHIVDQFLVFAHGGSDRSEPVPVDQACERIARSYRAVAPNAPTVQTRLDADPGFRLPTATLDRILSNLLDNAHAYGAPPVFVETARTPTGYVLAVSDSGGGIAPRDLAVATRPFVRLDPARGGNGHSGLGLAIVERLVLRLGGACDIGNRPEGGLRVAMTFPFEVVPKDEPHAQAA, from the coding sequence ATGCGCAAACCCATTGATTCGCTGTTCGGGCGGCTCGCGCTGCTCGTCGTTGGCGTCCTGCTCCTGTCGCACTTCGCGTGGTTTTTCGCGATGCGGCTCGAGCGCAACCAGATGCAGACGCGCTACGCGGTCGAGGAGGCCGCGTTCCTGGTCGACGCGGTGCGCCAGCACGTCGAGCGCACGCCCGACCAGCCGTTGCCGTCGCGCGTGCGGCTCGTGACGCCGGACAGCGCCGACGTGCCGAACGGCGATCTGTCGAACCTGCCGGCGGCGCTCAAGCGGTTCCGCGACGATGTCAGCGAGCGGATGCCGCCCGGTACGCGCGTCGAGATCGGCGCGCCGGGCCATCCGCCGGTGCTGTGGGTCAAGGAGCCGACCGACCGCAACTGGATCGTGGTGCCCGTGCAGCCGCTGCGTCCGCCGCGCTCGCTGGACCGGATGCTGCTATGGCTCGGCACGATCTTCTCGGCCGGCGTGATCGCCGCGCTGTTCGCGGCCTGGCAGCTGCAGCAGCCGCTGCGCTCGCTCGCGCGCGCGGTCGCGCGCTTCGGCCGCGGGCAGCCGGTGCCGCCGCTGCGCGAGCGCGGCCCGCGCGAGCTGCGCCAGCTCACGCATGGCTTCAACCAGATGGTCGAGCAGGTGTCGCAGGCCGACAACGACCGCGCGGTGATGCTGGCGGGCGTCGCGCACGACCTGCGCACGCCGCTTGCGCGGATGCGCCTGCGCGCGGAAATGATGGACGACGCGCGCTTGCGCGACGGCGTCGTGCGCGACGTCGACTCGATGTCGCACATCGTCGACCAGTTTCTGGTGTTTGCGCACGGCGGGTCCGATCGCAGCGAGCCGGTGCCGGTCGACCAGGCGTGCGAGCGGATCGCACGCAGCTATCGCGCGGTCGCGCCGAACGCGCCGACGGTCCAGACGCGGCTCGACGCCGATCCGGGCTTCCGGCTGCCGACGGCGACGCTCGACCGGATCCTGTCGAACCTGCTGGACAACGCGCATGCGTACGGCGCACCGCCCGTATTCGTCGAGACGGCGCGCACGCCGACCGGCTACGTGCTGGCGGTCAGCGACAGCGGCGGCGGGATTGCGCCGCGCGACCTCGCGGTCGCGACGCGGCCGTTCGTGCGGCTCGACCCCGCGCGCGGCGGCAACGGCCACAGCGGGCTCGGGCTCGCGATCGTCGAGCGGCTCGTGCTCAGGCTGGGCGGGGCGTGCGACATCGGCAACCGCCCCGAAGGCGGCCTGCGCGTCGCGATGACGTTCCCGTTCGAGGTCGTGCCGAAGGACGAACCCCACGCACAGGCCGCATAA
- a CDS encoding response regulator, with the protein MTTQILIVDDDQELRDLLRDYLVRQGMEVSVLHDAATLEKRLERERPDLIVLDLMMPGVDGLTALRQLRAAGDDIPVIMLTARADDVDRIVGLELGADDYLGKPFNPRELLARVQAVLRRRRATPSAAAPEQREPFAFGRFVLDFQARTLSVDGKPATLSSSEFALLKIFVNHALRTLTRERLLELLHGPEYDGTDRGIDVQVWRLRRILETDPSTPRFIQTVRGRGYVFVPDGEAHAQTH; encoded by the coding sequence ATGACTACCCAGATCCTCATCGTCGACGACGACCAAGAACTCCGAGACCTGCTGCGCGACTATCTCGTGCGCCAGGGGATGGAAGTGTCCGTGCTGCACGACGCGGCGACGCTCGAGAAGCGTCTCGAGCGCGAGCGGCCCGACCTGATCGTGCTGGACCTGATGATGCCGGGCGTGGACGGCCTGACCGCGCTGCGCCAGTTGCGCGCGGCCGGCGACGACATTCCCGTGATCATGCTGACCGCGCGTGCGGACGACGTCGACCGCATCGTCGGGCTCGAACTCGGCGCCGACGACTACCTCGGCAAGCCGTTCAACCCGCGCGAGCTGCTCGCGCGCGTGCAGGCCGTGCTGCGCCGCCGCCGCGCGACGCCGTCGGCGGCCGCGCCCGAACAGCGCGAGCCGTTCGCGTTCGGCCGCTTCGTGCTCGACTTCCAGGCGCGCACGCTGTCGGTCGACGGCAAGCCGGCGACGCTGTCGAGCAGTGAATTCGCGCTGCTGAAGATCTTCGTGAACCATGCGCTGCGCACGCTCACGCGCGAGCGGCTGCTCGAGCTGCTGCACGGGCCCGAGTACGACGGCACCGACCGCGGCATCGACGTCCAGGTGTGGCGCCTGCGCCGCATCCTCGAAACTGATCCGTCGACGCCGCGCTTCATCCAGACGGTCCGCGGGCGCGGCTACGTGTTCGTGCCCGACGGCGAGGCCCATGCGCAAACCCATTGA